GCCGATCAGCAAGCCTTGAATGATATTGAGGTTAAACAGCCAGGCCGCCGCCATGCCGGTGAGGCCGGTGGTAATCAATACCCCCACCGTGGCCAGCGACAACGCCGGCCAGAGCGCCACGCGAAAACTCGCTACCCGTGTGCGCAGGCCGCCGTCGAGCAGGATCACGGCCAAGGCCAGGTTGCCCACCAGGTAGGCGGTCGGGTAGTTGTCGAAGATGATGCCGCCGCCATCGACACCGGCCAGCATGCCTACGCCCAGGATGATCACCAGGATCGGAATCCCCAGGCGCGACGAAAGAGAACTTACCAGAATGCTCGCACTCACCAGCAACGCGCCGATCAAGAACAGGCTGTTGATGGTCGTCGCATTCAAAGGCAGTACTCCGTGGGCAAACAAGACAGGCGCGGACTGACCATGCAGTCTGCGTGCCAGCGATTCTAACCTGTTGAATTGCTGCGCTGTCAAAAAGCTTTTTCTGATTCGCAGGGATCCAAATGTGTAAGGGGCAAACTCCCCCTCCCACATTTTTAACCGAGTACGTTCAGTTGGAGGCGCAAGCGCCCGACCAGAGGTTTTATGGTTTCAGGAACCAGATGGGGGATATGCAGTCACTAAGGCTCGAAAGTGTGGCCCGGCCCCTTAAAAATCGAGCTGCGCGCCGGGGATAACCCTGGCATCCGAGGTGAATTTTCTTTATCGTCACCGCCCTTTGAAAAAGCCCGAGAAATCAAAATGTTAGAAGCATCCCTCAGCCAATTGGAACAACTGGTCAGCGACCTGGTACAGCAGAATCATGACCTGTTGGGCAGCAACGAATCCCTCAAGGCGCAACTTGCCAGCGCCAAGGATGAGAACGACAGCCTGCAACTGAGCCTGATGGAGCAGGAAGAAAAGCATGGCGCCACCGCGGCCCGTATCCAGGCGTTGGTTGAGCGCGTGAGCGCGGGGCCTGTCGGCGCATGAATGAAGGCATAAAGGTCGTTTCGATTCTCGGAGAGGATTACTCGATCAAGGCGCCGGCCGGGGAGGATAAAACCCTGATGCACGCCGTGACCATGCTCAAGGCTTCCCTGGCCACCACCAAGAAAAAGTACCCGACCCTGATCGGTGACAAATTACTGGTGCTGGCGGCGCTGAACCTGTGCGCCGAGCAGATCGAAATGCAGCAGGCGCACCAACAGGAACTCGACCGTTACCAAGAGCAAGTCAGCGCCACGGTCGAAGTGATTTCCAAGGCGATCCAGCCTTAGAACCATCCATCCTGCATCCCCAGGCACGTATCGTCGCGTGCCTCAAGAATCGCCAGTTCATGATGGCAGCCCGGTACTTCCCAGGTCAGGAAGTAACGGGCGGCCTGGAGCTTGCCTTTATAGAAGGCCATGTCCGCCGCATTGCCCCGGGCCAGCCCTTCTTCGGCGCGAATCGCCTGTTCCAGCCAGCGCCAGCCAATCACCGTATGCCCGAATACCTTCAGGTACAGCGCCGAGTTCGCCAGGCTGTTGTTGACGCTGCCCTGGGCGAGATCCGTCAGCAGTCCCAACGTGACTTCTTGCAGGCGCGCCACCAGTTGTTCCAGCGGCTCTCTCAAGGCGGTGAGTGACGGGTATTTGTGCGCCCGCGCACCGGTTTCGGCAATCAGGCGGATCAGTTGCTTGAGCCCCGCGCCACCGTTTTGCGCCAGCTTGCGACCCAGCAAATCCAGGGACTGGATGCCATGGGTACCTTCATGGATCGGGTTCAGGCGGTTGTCGCGGTAGTACTGCTCCACCGGATATTCGCGGGTGTAGCCGTGGCCGCCGAGGATCTGGATCGCCAGTTCGTTGGCCTTGAGGCAGAACTCCGACGGCCAGGATTTGACGATGGGCGTGAGCAGGTCCAGCAGTTCGTGAGCTTGTTTGCGCTCGGTGTCGGTTCCCAGCGTGGTGGTGTCATCGAACAACCGCGCGGCGTACAGGCCCAGGTCGAAGGCGCCTTCCACATAGGCTTTTTGGGTGAGCAGCATGCGTTTGATATCGGCGTGCTGGATGATCGAGACCGGCGCGGTGCTGGGGTCTTTGTTGTCAGGCAGGCGCCCTTGCGGGCGTTCGCGAGCGTAGTCCAGTGAGTACAGGTAGCCCGCGTAACCGAGCATGACGGCGCCCATGCCAACCCCAATGCGGGCCTCGTTCATCATCTGGAACATGCAACTCAAGCCTTGGTGCGGTTTACCTACCAGGTAGCCGACGCAGTTGCCGTTATCGCCGAAATTCAGCGCGGTGGACGTGGTGCCCCGCCAGCCCATCTTGTGAAACAGCCCGGCCAGCAACACATCGTTGCGTGCGCCGAGGCTGCCATCCTCGTTGACCAGGAATTTGGGCACGATAAACAGCGAAATGCCCTTCACCCCGGCCGGTGCGTCCGGCAGCTTGGCCAGCACCATGTGCACAATGTTTTCCGACAGCGGGTGGTCGCCGCCGGAGATGAAGATCTTGTTGCCCTTGAGCCGATAGGTGCCGTCAGCCGCCGGCTCTGCGCGGGTGCGAATATCCGACAGGGATGAGCCGGCATGGGGCTCGGTCAGGGCCATGGTGCCGAAAAAGCGCCCATCAATCATGGGCTGCAGAAAACGTTGTTTCTGCTCTTCGGTGCCGAAGCTTTCGATGAGGTTGGCCGCGCCCATGGTCAGGAACGGGTAGGACGTGGACGCCGCGTTGGCCGCCTGGAAGTGGGCGAAACAGGCTTGGGACAGCAGGGTGGGCAACTGCATGCCGCCCGCGTCGAAACTGCGCGCGGCGTTGAGGAAGCCCGCCTCAAGGAACGCATCCACGGCCGGCTTGACCTCGGGAATCAGGATGGCCTTGCCGTCTTCGTAGCGCGGTTCGTTTTCGTCGTTTTTGCGGTTGTGGGGGGCGAAGTACTTTTCGGCGATGCTGCGCGCGGTGCTGATGGCCGCGTCGAAGGTTTCGCGGTTGTGCTCGGCAAACCGCTCGCGCTGGGTCAGGCCCTCGGCATCGAGGACTTCGTAGAGCTCGAAAGCCAGATTGCGGGAACTGAGCAGCGTCTCGGACATGGCGGCTTACCTTTTAGGGGAATAGGCCGGAGTCTAAGTGCGCAAATGGAGGGTGGATAGCAAGATTGATCTGGGTGATGAAGGGGCAGAACGCGGGGAGGGAATTGAAACACGATCAAAAAAGTGGGAGGGGGTTTGCTCCCGATAGCAGTGTGTCAGCACCAGGTGTGCTGACTGAAACTCCGCTATCGGGGGCAAGCCCCTCCCACATTGTGCAACTGCGTTTTTTAGCCGATGGTCATCAAGCTGGCGTTGCCACCCGCTGCTGCGGTGTTAACACTCAACGCCCGCTCAATCACCAGGCGCTCCAGTGCAATCGCCGTCTCACCTTGCGACAAACCATGCACGCCAACAATCGCACCGCCACGCTGGGCCACTTGCTTGCACACCGCGCGCAGTTGGTCGGAATCGCCGTGGTGCAGGACCGCGTCGAACACCACCTCGTCCTTGGCCCAATCAGCCACGCGCTGGATCTTCGCCTGAATCTCCTTCGGCAGGCGTGGGAACACGGCCTTGGTCAGGTCGGTTTCCGGCCATACCGCCGAGCCGCCTACCGCCAACACCGCGGCCAGTTGGGTCAGCAGGTCGCCTTCTACTTCCGCCAGGCACAGTACATGCTCGCGGGGCAGAATGGCGTAGCTGTTGCGCTCGCCGGTCGGCCCGGCCAGTTGGCGAGTGATGCCGCTTTGCGACTGCGCGGCGAATTGAGTGCACAGGGTGCTCAGCTCGCTGAACTTATTGCTGTCGGCCCAGGTTTTCAGGGCAGTCAGTGGTTGGCTCATGGCATCGCGCAGGCGCACATCGGGTGCTGCCAGCTTGTCGCCACGTACGAAGGATTGTTCGATCGCATCGGTAGGACGTGTCGACAGCAGGCGGTACAGATACAGCGGGCCACCGGCTTTCGGGCCGGTGCCCGACAGGCCTTCGCCACCGAACGGCTGCACACCGACCACGGCGCCGACGATGTTGCGGTTAACGTAAACGTTACCGGCGTTGACGTTATCAATCACCTTGGCGATGGTCTCGTCGATGCGGGTGTGCACGCCCAGGGTCAGGCCGTAGCCGGACGCATTGATCTGGCCGATCAACTGGTCGATCTCTTTACGCTTGTAGCGCACCACGTGCAGCACAGGGCCGAAGATCTCGCGTTGCAGTTCGTCGAAGCTTTCCAGTTCGATCAGGGTTGGCATCACGAAGGTGCCGCGCTTGATCTCTTCAGCATCGGCAATCGCCACTTGGTAAACGTTGCGGCCTTTGTCGCGCATGGCCTGGATGTGTTTTTCGATGCCGGCCTTGGCTTCTGCGTCGATCACCGGGCCGATGTCCACCGACAGTCGCTCCGGGTTGCCCAGGCGGCATTCCGCCATGGCGCCCTTGAGCATTTCGATGACGCGGTCCGCCGAATCTTCCTGCAGGCACAGCACTCGCAGCGCGGAGCAACGTTGACCGGCGCTGTCGAAGGCCGACGACACCACGTCGATGACCACTTGTTCGGTGAGCGCCGAGGAGTCCACGATCATCGCGTTCTGGCCGCCGGTTTCGGCGATCAGCGGGATCGGACGGCCTTGGGCATCCAGGCGCCCGGCGACATTGCGTTGCAGCAGGCGCGCCACTTCGGTGGAGCCGGTGAACATCACGCCTTTGACGCGATCGTCGCCCACCAGGCGGGCACCGACGGTTTCGCCCTGGCCCGGCAGCAGTTGCAGCACGCCTTCCGGAATACCGGCTTCGAGCAGGATGCGCACGGCCTGGGCCGCTACCAATGGGGTTTGCTCGGCGGGCTTGGCCAATACCGGGTTGCCGGCGGCCAGCGCAGCCGCCACCTGGCCGCTGAAAATCGCCAGCGGGAAGTTCCACGGGCTGATGCAGACCACCGGGCCCAATGGGCGGTGGGCATCGTTGGTGAAATCGTTGCGTGCCTGCACCGCGTAGTAACGCAGGAAGTCCACGGCTTCACGCACTTCGGCGATGGCGTTGGCGAAGGTCTTGCCGGCTTCGCGGGCCAGCAGGCCCATCAGTGGCTGGATGTCGCCTTCCATCAGGTCGGCGGCGCGCTCCAGGATCGCGGCGCGTTCGGCGGGCGGGGTGGCCTGCCAGATCGGGCCCGCATTGATGGCGCACTGGATCGCGTTGTCGACGTCTTCAATAGTGGCTTCTTGCACCTGGCCGACCACATCACGCAGGTCGGACGGGTTCAGCACCGCTGTCGCGGCCTGCTCGCTGGCGGCGCAACCGAGCATCGGCGCGGCTTTCCAGTTGTTGTGAGCGGTGGCCAGCAGGGCGCACGACAGTGACGCCAGGCGGTGTTCGTTGGCCAGGTCGATACCCGCCG
This region of Pseudomonas asgharzadehiana genomic DNA includes:
- a CDS encoding cell division protein ZapA gives rise to the protein MNEGIKVVSILGEDYSIKAPAGEDKTLMHAVTMLKASLATTKKKYPTLIGDKLLVLAALNLCAEQIEMQQAHQQELDRYQEQVSATVEVISKAIQP
- a CDS encoding acyl-CoA dehydrogenase, giving the protein MSETLLSSRNLAFELYEVLDAEGLTQRERFAEHNRETFDAAISTARSIAEKYFAPHNRKNDENEPRYEDGKAILIPEVKPAVDAFLEAGFLNAARSFDAGGMQLPTLLSQACFAHFQAANAASTSYPFLTMGAANLIESFGTEEQKQRFLQPMIDGRFFGTMALTEPHAGSSLSDIRTRAEPAADGTYRLKGNKIFISGGDHPLSENIVHMVLAKLPDAPAGVKGISLFIVPKFLVNEDGSLGARNDVLLAGLFHKMGWRGTTSTALNFGDNGNCVGYLVGKPHQGLSCMFQMMNEARIGVGMGAVMLGYAGYLYSLDYARERPQGRLPDNKDPSTAPVSIIQHADIKRMLLTQKAYVEGAFDLGLYAARLFDDTTTLGTDTERKQAHELLDLLTPIVKSWPSEFCLKANELAIQILGGHGYTREYPVEQYYRDNRLNPIHEGTHGIQSLDLLGRKLAQNGGAGLKQLIRLIAETGARAHKYPSLTALREPLEQLVARLQEVTLGLLTDLAQGSVNNSLANSALYLKVFGHTVIGWRWLEQAIRAEEGLARGNAADMAFYKGKLQAARYFLTWEVPGCHHELAILEARDDTCLGMQDGWF
- the putA gene encoding trifunctional transcriptional regulator/proline dehydrogenase/L-glutamate gamma-semialdehyde dehydrogenase, whose product is MATTTLGVKLDDPTRERLKAAATSIDRTPHWLIKQAIFNYLEKLEGGATLAELNGLSSKDADDAGEVQADHAHQCFLEFAESILPQSVLRASITAAYRRPEPEVVPMLIEQARLPAPMAEATNKLAASIAEKLRNQKSAGGRAGIVQGLLQEFSLSSQEGVALMCLAEALLRIPDKGTRDALIRDKISTGNWHPHLGNSPSLFVNAATWGLLLTGKLVATHNEAGLTSSLSRIIGKSGEPMIRKGVDMAMRLMGEQFVTGETIAEALANASKFEAKGFRYSYDMLGEAALTEHDAQKYLASYEQAIHSIGKASHGRGIYEGPGISIKLSALHPRYSRAQYERVMDELYPRLLSLTLLAKQYDIGLNIDAEEADRLELSLDLLERLCFEPQLTGWNGIGFVIQAYQKRCPYVIDYVIDLARRSRHRLMIRLVKGAYWDSEIKRAQVEGLEGYPVYTRKVYTDVSYIACARKLLSVPEVIYPQFATHNAHTLSAIYHIAGQNYYPGQYEFQCLHGMGEPLYEQVVGKVSEGKLNRPCRVYAPVGTHETLLAYLVRRLLENGANTSFVNRIADQSISIQELVADPVASIEQMATQEGGFGLPHPRIPLPRDLYGSDRANSAGIDLANEHRLASLSCALLATAHNNWKAAPMLGCAASEQAATAVLNPSDLRDVVGQVQEATIEDVDNAIQCAINAGPIWQATPPAERAAILERAADLMEGDIQPLMGLLAREAGKTFANAIAEVREAVDFLRYYAVQARNDFTNDAHRPLGPVVCISPWNFPLAIFSGQVAAALAAGNPVLAKPAEQTPLVAAQAVRILLEAGIPEGVLQLLPGQGETVGARLVGDDRVKGVMFTGSTEVARLLQRNVAGRLDAQGRPIPLIAETGGQNAMIVDSSALTEQVVIDVVSSAFDSAGQRCSALRVLCLQEDSADRVIEMLKGAMAECRLGNPERLSVDIGPVIDAEAKAGIEKHIQAMRDKGRNVYQVAIADAEEIKRGTFVMPTLIELESFDELQREIFGPVLHVVRYKRKEIDQLIGQINASGYGLTLGVHTRIDETIAKVIDNVNAGNVYVNRNIVGAVVGVQPFGGEGLSGTGPKAGGPLYLYRLLSTRPTDAIEQSFVRGDKLAAPDVRLRDAMSQPLTALKTWADSNKFSELSTLCTQFAAQSQSGITRQLAGPTGERNSYAILPREHVLCLAEVEGDLLTQLAAVLAVGGSAVWPETDLTKAVFPRLPKEIQAKIQRVADWAKDEVVFDAVLHHGDSDQLRAVCKQVAQRGGAIVGVHGLSQGETAIALERLVIERALSVNTAAAGGNASLMTIG